A DNA window from Comamonas sp. 26 contains the following coding sequences:
- a CDS encoding cytochrome c produces the protein MRSKSLLTSARPVLWLALAMAAPLPALASSATPTTTLRAQDVAVLAASCANCHGPDGRSTGGIPTLRGLPEAHLLQRLQAFKAGTAKDATVMTRLAKGYDDEQLKALAQWFSKKGR, from the coding sequence ATGCGATCGAAATCTTTGCTCACCTCTGCACGCCCCGTGCTCTGGCTGGCGCTAGCCATGGCTGCACCACTGCCAGCACTGGCGAGTTCTGCCACGCCCACCACCACTTTGCGCGCTCAGGATGTGGCTGTGCTGGCCGCCAGTTGCGCCAACTGCCACGGGCCTGATGGCCGGTCTACCGGCGGCATTCCCACGCTGCGCGGCCTGCCTGAAGCCCACCTGCTGCAGCGACTGCAGGCTTTCAAGGCCGGCACCGCCAAAGATGCCACCGTGATGACCCGTCTGGCCAAGGGCTATGACGATGAACAACTCAAAGCGCTGGCCCAGTGGTTCAGCAAGAAGGGCCGCTAA
- the metG gene encoding methionine--tRNA ligase, translating to MTARKLFVTTALPYANGNFHIGHIMEYIQADTWVRAQRMQGNAVNFVGADDAHGAPIMIAAEKAGKTPQQFVADIAAGRKPYLDGFHIAFDNWSNTDSPANHELSKQIYLDLKKAGFIESRTIEQFFDPEKNMFLPDRFIKGECPRCHAKDQYGDNCEVCSSVYAPTDLINPFSALSGATPVMKSSEHFFFKLSDPRAVEFLTEWTQDGKHVQPEVAAKIKEWFGVRTNPDGSTSEGLDDWDISRDAPYFGIEIPDAPGKYFYVWLDAPVGYLASLKELLAKRGEDYDAYMADPDLEQYHFIGKDIITFHTLFWPAMLKFSGRKTPTKICVHGFLTVNNGEKMSKSRGTGLDPLKYLALKMNPEWLRYYLGAKLNGKNEDIDFTAEDFMLRVNSDLIGKYVNIASRAAGFISKRFEGKLGQVSEDGQTLLAALREQQAAIVASYEARDTARAARDIMSLCDKVNSYVDANKPWELAKKEGMDARLHDVCTTCIEAFRILTIYLSPILPAVAAEVANFLIVPPESFADVVKPLGQGHQIGVYQHLMQRVDPKQLESLFEAPAGQAAPAAEPVKAEKKTAKKAEPVIDPNAPGGEPLAETIGIDDFMKIDLRIAKILECKAVEGSTKLLQLTLDVGEKDENGQPKTRNVFSGISSMYSPEQLVGKLTVTVANLAPRKMKFGMSEGMVLAASHADEKTHPGIYVLEPFPGAQPGMRIH from the coding sequence ATGACCGCACGCAAACTCTTCGTTACCACCGCCCTGCCGTACGCCAACGGCAATTTCCACATCGGCCACATCATGGAATACATCCAGGCCGATACCTGGGTGCGTGCGCAGCGAATGCAGGGCAACGCGGTCAACTTCGTGGGTGCCGATGACGCCCACGGTGCTCCCATCATGATTGCCGCTGAAAAAGCCGGCAAAACGCCCCAGCAGTTTGTGGCCGACATTGCGGCTGGCCGCAAGCCCTACCTCGACGGCTTTCACATCGCCTTCGACAACTGGAGCAACACCGACAGCCCGGCCAACCACGAGCTGTCCAAGCAGATCTATCTGGACCTGAAAAAGGCCGGTTTCATCGAATCCCGCACCATCGAGCAGTTCTTCGACCCCGAGAAGAACATGTTCCTGCCCGACCGTTTCATCAAGGGCGAGTGCCCCCGTTGCCACGCCAAAGACCAGTACGGCGACAACTGCGAAGTCTGCAGCTCGGTCTACGCGCCCACCGACCTCATCAACCCGTTCTCGGCCCTGTCGGGTGCCACGCCGGTGATGAAGTCGTCCGAACACTTCTTCTTCAAGCTATCCGACCCACGCGCTGTGGAGTTCCTGACTGAGTGGACGCAGGACGGCAAGCATGTGCAGCCCGAAGTCGCCGCCAAGATCAAGGAATGGTTTGGCGTGCGCACCAACCCCGATGGTTCGACCAGCGAAGGCCTTGACGACTGGGACATCAGCCGTGATGCGCCCTACTTCGGCATCGAAATTCCCGACGCACCGGGCAAGTACTTCTATGTCTGGCTGGACGCGCCTGTGGGTTATCTGGCCTCGCTCAAAGAACTGCTGGCCAAGCGTGGCGAAGACTACGACGCCTACATGGCCGACCCCGATCTGGAGCAGTACCACTTCATCGGCAAGGACATCATCACCTTCCACACGCTGTTCTGGCCTGCGATGCTGAAGTTCAGCGGCCGCAAGACGCCGACCAAGATTTGCGTGCACGGCTTCCTCACCGTCAACAACGGCGAGAAGATGAGCAAGAGCCGAGGCACCGGCCTTGACCCCCTCAAGTACCTGGCCCTCAAGATGAACCCCGAGTGGCTGCGCTACTACCTGGGCGCCAAGCTCAATGGCAAAAACGAAGACATCGACTTCACGGCCGAAGACTTCATGCTGCGCGTGAACTCCGACCTGATCGGCAAGTACGTCAACATTGCGTCACGCGCCGCAGGCTTTATCAGCAAGCGCTTTGAAGGCAAGCTGGGCCAGGTCTCTGAAGACGGCCAGACCTTGCTGGCCGCGCTGCGCGAGCAGCAAGCCGCCATCGTCGCGTCGTACGAAGCCCGCGACACCGCCCGCGCTGCCCGCGACATCATGTCGCTGTGCGACAAGGTCAACAGCTATGTGGACGCCAACAAGCCCTGGGAGCTGGCCAAGAAGGAAGGCATGGACGCACGCCTGCACGATGTGTGCACGACCTGCATCGAAGCCTTCCGCATTCTGACCATCTACCTGTCGCCCATCCTGCCCGCCGTGGCCGCCGAAGTGGCCAACTTCCTCATCGTGCCGCCCGAGAGCTTTGCCGATGTGGTCAAGCCCCTGGGCCAAGGCCACCAGATTGGCGTGTACCAGCACCTGATGCAGCGCGTGGACCCCAAACAGCTCGAATCGCTGTTTGAGGCACCTGCAGGCCAAGCTGCTCCCGCAGCCGAGCCCGTCAAGGCCGAGAAAAAAACCGCCAAGAAGGCCGAGCCCGTGATCGACCCCAATGCCCCCGGTGGCGAGCCACTGGCTGAAACCATTGGCATTGACGACTTCATGAAGATCGACCTGCGCATTGCCAAGATTCTGGAATGCAAGGCCGTCGAAGGCTCGACCAAGCTGCTGCAGCTGACGCTGGACGTGGGCGAAAAGGACGAAAACGGCCAGCCCAAGACCCGCAATGTCTTCAGCGGCATCAGCAGCATGTACAGCCCCGAGCAACTGGTGGGCAAGCTGACTGTGACCGTGGCCAATCTGGCCCCGCGCAAAATGAAGTTCGGCATGTCTGAAGGCATGGTGCTGGCTGCCAGCCACGCCGATGAGAAGACCCACCCCGGCATTTATGTGCTGGAACCCTTCCCCGGCGCGCAGCCCGGCATGCGGATTCATTGA
- a CDS encoding sensor domain-containing diguanylate cyclase produces the protein MTTPPQTIRGASSLKLSLILPFIALIALLTSALGMLWYWTGSNTVSALSEQVMEEKAERIALIVDRHLHSSSAVLEAAFPSGQPVYSDISEHVQSLVSRLWVATSLHTQPNDYVYYGNVAGQGIALKRQQPALGQLRLKTLASDHRSYFKVTGIHAKPIYEYTESTLFDPRQRPWFKLAAESAGSIWTPVYIDFSAQDLVLTRARRILSPRGKLEGVVAADISLKALNDFVDQLHLSKHGRAFIIEADGALIAATGMPNIHLRPDGKMERMSAANSQDPLIQAVYEKIQEVFHTNASDDAPRTALLEDADQHKIRIAYRRLSNGAGQDWIAVVAVPHKDMLAGVYRHMMLVGGLGFLALIVAVFIGTRIFGAVANDMRSLTRAVRRVGQGEIDTPIEVQRRDEIGELAHNFHRMRHSLFTDPLTGASNRSALQHILSTLTRPLPGQQHAAPFTLLFVDLDRFKPLNDRWGHDNGDLALAEVTLRMRNLLRPDDVVARLGGDEFVIILRGVSDEEQIQAVRLKIDLALQEPLVTLRGLPEGEVVTVGASIGQAIYPRDAQDAQILLKMADQDMYRNKGPSIR, from the coding sequence GTGACCACGCCACCTCAGACCATTCGCGGCGCCTCATCGCTCAAGCTCTCACTCATCCTGCCTTTTATTGCACTGATTGCGCTGTTGACCTCGGCGCTGGGCATGCTCTGGTACTGGACAGGCAGTAACACGGTGTCCGCGCTGTCCGAGCAGGTGATGGAGGAAAAGGCTGAGCGCATCGCCCTGATTGTGGACAGGCACCTGCACAGCTCAAGCGCCGTGCTTGAAGCGGCTTTCCCCAGCGGCCAGCCTGTTTACTCAGACATCAGCGAGCATGTTCAGTCACTGGTCTCACGCCTGTGGGTGGCTACTTCGCTGCACACCCAGCCCAACGACTATGTTTACTACGGCAACGTGGCAGGCCAGGGCATCGCCCTCAAGCGCCAGCAGCCAGCGCTGGGGCAACTGCGTCTCAAAACCTTGGCCAGCGACCACCGCAGCTATTTCAAGGTGACCGGCATCCACGCCAAGCCCATCTACGAATACACCGAAAGCACGCTCTTCGACCCCCGCCAGCGCCCCTGGTTCAAGCTCGCCGCCGAATCTGCCGGCTCCATCTGGACGCCGGTTTACATCGACTTCAGCGCTCAAGATCTGGTGCTGACACGCGCCCGCCGCATTCTCTCGCCCCGCGGCAAGCTCGAAGGTGTGGTGGCCGCTGACATCTCCCTCAAAGCCCTCAATGACTTTGTAGACCAGCTGCACCTGAGCAAGCACGGCCGCGCCTTCATCATCGAAGCTGATGGTGCCCTGATCGCCGCCACCGGCATGCCCAACATCCACCTTCGCCCCGACGGCAAGATGGAGCGCATGAGCGCCGCCAACAGCCAGGACCCGCTGATTCAGGCCGTTTATGAAAAAATTCAGGAAGTCTTTCACACCAACGCCTCTGACGACGCACCCCGCACGGCTCTGCTGGAAGATGCCGACCAGCACAAAATCCGCATCGCCTACCGCCGCCTGAGCAACGGTGCCGGTCAGGACTGGATCGCCGTGGTCGCCGTGCCGCACAAAGACATGCTGGCCGGCGTCTACCGCCACATGATGCTGGTGGGGGGCCTGGGCTTTTTGGCGCTAATCGTGGCCGTCTTCATCGGCACCCGCATCTTTGGTGCCGTGGCCAACGATATGCGCTCGCTGACCCGCGCCGTGCGCCGCGTGGGCCAGGGCGAGATCGACACCCCCATCGAAGTGCAGCGCCGCGACGAGATTGGCGAGCTGGCCCACAACTTCCACCGCATGCGCCACAGCCTGTTCACCGATCCGCTGACCGGCGCCAGTAACCGCAGCGCACTGCAGCATATTCTGAGCACCCTGACCCGCCCCCTGCCGGGCCAGCAACATGCCGCCCCGTTCACCCTGCTGTTTGTGGACTTGGACCGTTTCAAGCCCCTCAACGACCGCTGGGGCCATGACAACGGCGACCTGGCCCTGGCCGAAGTCACGCTGCGCATGCGCAACCTGCTGCGCCCCGACGATGTGGTCGCGCGCCTGGGCGGTGATGAGTTCGTCATCATCCTGCGCGGCGTCTCTGATGAAGAGCAGATACAGGCGGTGCGCCTGAAGATTGACCTTGCGCTGCAAGAGCCGCTGGTCACGCTGCGAGGCCTGCCCGAAGGCGAAGTCGTCACCGTCGGTGCATCCATTGGTCAGGCCATCTACCCCCGCGATGCGCAGGATGCCCAGATCCTGCTCAAAATGGCCGATCAAGACATGTACCGCAACAAAGGGCCATCGATACGTTGA